AATATGGATGAGTTTGCCATGGGTTCATCTACTGAAACTTCATATTTTGGTCCTACAATGAATCCTTGGGATCTGGAAAGGGTTCCAGGAGGCTCTAGTGGGGGTTCTGCTTCTGCAGTTGCAGCTTCACTTTGCCTTGCTTCAGTCGGAACCGATACAGGTGGGTCAATCAGGCAGCCCGCAGCCCTCTGTGGCGTCGTCGGTATCAAACCTACTTATGGTAGGGTGAGCAGGTTTGGTATGATTGCGTTTGCATCTTCCTTGGATCAGGGGGGGCCTATAGCAAAATCAGTCGAGGATGCCGCGATTATGCTGAGATTAATCTCAGGGGGTGATTTTAGGGATTCGACCTCCGTAAATATTTCTGTTCCGGATTACAGGGAATGCCTTAAAGATGATATTAAGGGTATAAGGATAGGGGTTCCTAAAGAATATTTTGTTAAGGGAATAGATGGCGAGGTTGAGCAGGCAATAAGAAATGCTATAGCATTGGTTGAAGATCTTGGTGGCGATGTAGAGGAGATTTCGCTTCCCCACACAGAGTACGCGGTTTCAGCTTACTACATCATTGCCCCTTCCGAGGCCAGCTCAAACCTGGCAAGGTACGATGGGGTCAGGTATGGCCTTCGAATGACTGAAGGTAAGAACCTTATTGATATGTATAAGGAAACGAGAGCTGCCGGATTTGGTGACGAAGTTAAAAGAAGAATAATGATAGGTACTTACGGGCTATCTGCTGGATATTACGATGCCTACTATTTGAAGGCCCAGCGTGTTAGGACCCTCATAAAAAGGGATTTTGAGGAAGCCTTTAAAAGCGTCGACGTAATCGTGACACCGACATCCCCGGAACCTGCTTTTAGGATCGGTGAGAAAAGTGACGATCCACTTAAGATGTATCTTTCAGATATTTTTACGATCCCCTGTAACCTCGCAGGGCTTCCCGGCATCTCCATCCCGTGTGGGTTTACGTCAAGTGGTCTTCCAATAGGTCTGCAAATCCTTGGGAAGCCATTCGATGAAGAAACAATATTACGGGTAGCCTATGCTTACGAACAACACACAAATTGGAGGGAAAGAAGAAAACCCCCAATTTAGAAGGAAACTTCCTGCCACCGAGAA
The window above is part of the Thermodesulfobacteriota bacterium genome. Proteins encoded here:
- the gatA gene encoding Asp-tRNA(Asn)/Glu-tRNA(Gln) amidotransferase subunit GatA: MDLPFLTIREASDLIREREVSSAELTKSVLSRIEKLDSRLNSYITVLRDQSIKSAEEADKQLASGNYQSPLHGIPISIKDIFVMKGVRTTCGSKILESFVSPYDSTVTKKLKNAGAIILGKSNMDEFAMGSSTETSYFGPTMNPWDLERVPGGSSGGSASAVAASLCLASVGTDTGGSIRQPAALCGVVGIKPTYGRVSRFGMIAFASSLDQGGPIAKSVEDAAIMLRLISGGDFRDSTSVNISVPDYRECLKDDIKGIRIGVPKEYFVKGIDGEVEQAIRNAIALVEDLGGDVEEISLPHTEYAVSAYYIIAPSEASSNLARYDGVRYGLRMTEGKNLIDMYKETRAAGFGDEVKRRIMIGTYGLSAGYYDAYYLKAQRVRTLIKRDFEEAFKSVDVIVTPTSPEPAFRIGEKSDDPLKMYLSDIFTIPCNLAGLPGISIPCGFTSSGLPIGLQILGKPFDEETILRVAYAYEQHTNWRERRKPPI